The Patescibacteria group bacterium sequence GAGACTCTAGCTAGAACTGGTAAAAAAGTAAATAAGATTATTATGGATAATTTGGAACCAGCTTTCAAAAAGGAGCTGGCCACGTTGGTGGTAGTCCAAAATGCCATAAAAGATGGTATGGATAGGGAGGCTGCTAGGGCTCATGTTGCAAGTAAGTCGCCCAAAGATATAATAGATAGTATTAAGTAGGCTTATTAAATGAAAACGGAAGATTGGCTCAAACTACCAAAAGAGGTGCAAGATTTTATTTGGGATAACTTTACTGATATAAATGATGAGTTGGTAAATAAATATGGTTTTAATTTTGACCAAATAGACTATATAAATTCATTGGAGGACAAAATAATTTTAAAAATTGTTTCGCCTCTTGATTTGCCAAAACAATTAGAATATTTGCCAGGAGCGAAAAATTTTAATATTAGAGAGTTGGCTCTTGATTTAGCTATAAAAGCTTTTTCTCCTTTACAGTTCTATATAGATAATATTGATAGGCTTATTTTGCGCTTGGGCGGCAAAGTGCCTCATGTGAAGCCACTCAAATCAGAGGATAATTTGGTCAATTCCAATGTTTTTCCCGGCCACACAGTAGGTACAGTCAAAGAAATGATGAGTAAATATGAAGATTTCAAAGATTTGAAATTGTCCAGTAAAAAAATAGTCAATGAAAAAGGTTTTTTGACAGCACCTACTGTTGATAGTTGGCTAAAAGATTATATTCATTTTGCCGGAGCCAGCTCTCGTGATTCATTAAGCAGGGCTCAGTACTTATCAAAAGCTCCCAATGTGATGGAATTGAATAAAGACGAAAGTGAGAGTTTGCGGTATTTTCTTGTTTCCTATGATGATGATGCACCTATGACTTTTGATTATTCCGATTCAATATTAAAAATATCACAAGCAGAAAAGAAAAAAATTGGCAAAAAAAATGCTGACAAGCCTTTGGATAGTACTATAGCGATAAATGAAATAGAAAGGCATATCAAAGAATTGTTGGAAAATATTTTACCGGAAGATATTTTAATGTCTGAAGCGGAAAACGATGTAAATAAAATAAGAGATATTTTATGGCAAGCTATTGGTATACAGGATAAAGACAAGGTTATCAGTTGTATTGGTTTGATGATAAAAAAAAGAATCCTCGATCAAACTATCAGTGAGGACAGTCGTTTCAAAAATATTTTAAAGCGTTTTGTTGGCGTAAAATATGGGCATTCTTTGGAGCAGGCTATAGGCGATGAGACAGACAAACTCATGCTACGTCGTTTATTTTTGGAGATGATTTTGTCTGATAAATTTCGTATACCAGAGGATGAAATGTTGATTATAGCTTTTTATCTGAGCAATATAGTATCATCATCAGGGCAGTTAGTATATTTTGATAAAGCATACAATAAGCTAAGATGGAGGGAAGTCCAGGTTTTGGGCAACAAGTTTAGCTGGGTGTACCCTATAAATTGATTTCTTATAGGTGCCAGACAGTAATCTGGCGTCTGACTTTTTGATCTGGTCTAAAGTAGACCAGATTTTTATTTAGTCTAAAACCTATATTGGCTATGATATATTCGTCTAGAGTTTTTAAGCTGTCATTTTTTATTACAAATTCAGGAAATATGAAAATGACAACTCCACCTGGTTTTAGTATTTTTTTAAATTCCAAAAAAGATTTGTGATATAATTTTTGTAGCTCGGTTTGTATATTTTTTAGATCGGATATTTTGTAGGCTCTACTCACTTGGCGGGCGTCTCCCATAAATGGCTCAGTTACTATCAGGTCTATAGAATTATTTTTGAAATTTTCTGATAAATTGTTAATATCAGATTTTCTTATTTCGTAGTTTATTTTTATAGCAAATTTTTTGGCCAGCCAATCCAGATTTGCTTGGCTATCTGATATAGCCTTTTTACTTATGTCAGATCCGTATATTTGATTGAATCCCAAAAGAGCAGCTTCTTGTAATATAGTACCAGAGCCACAAAAAGGATCTAATATATTTTTTTGTCTATCTGGTCCGGCTAGGTTGAGCATTATTTGAGCTATTTTGGGAGGCAGTAGGCCACTTTTGTCGTCACGATTTGGTCGTTCCATATCACGCAAACCATAGCTGGCAAAATCCTGGACAGCTCTGGTAATTCCAATGATATACTGGTTGTTGTTTCTGATTATTAAAAGTTCATTATTTATCAGATTATTTTTGGTGACAATAACGGAAGAGAGGATAGGCTCTCGGCTGCTGACAAAACGACACTTATGCCCTTGGCTTTTGAGGTCTTTTTTTATTGCCATGCTTATTTTTTTGATAGCTGGATAGTTTTTTTTGTCATTATACAGGCTAAAACCAAAATTAGTTTTGCCAGATTCTATGTTGATATTTGCTAGCCAAATATCAAAAAGTGGGGACAAGTCATCAATAGTATCAATATATTGGGCAATTTTGATGGTGCCACCCAGATTTTTTATTAATTCGGCTGGTTTTTTGGGACTAGTGGCCAGTGCAAAGGACGGACCGCTATTTTCTACAGAACCCAAAAAGCTTATCAATTCTTCTTTGGCCAACTCAGCTGACTGACCAAGCATAAATATATATTTTTCCATAAGTATATGATAATTTAAATAACCCTAGGGGTCAAACTCGCTATCAATTATTAGGTTTTCTATTTTGTGACAGAGTTTGAAATCCACGAGATAGTCTTGATCAACTATTTTTGTTTTTGATTTATTAATATACTCATTATAAGAGGTATAATCCCAAGTGTTTTTATCTGAAATTTTATGTTTTACGTGGTTTAAATTAATATAATTTATTAGGATTTTTAAATAATTATCATCGTTTATAATTTTTGATTTAAAAGGCCCCTGGAAAATTCTGCCGGAGTGATTCTTGTTCATATTGAAAAATTTTGTGTATGAATTTGATAGTGATGAAAAAAAGGCGCTTATGGATGAGCTTGAATTTAGATGATTTATTTTAACCCCAGGGGTTACTTTCCTTGGTTCTTGTACCAAAAAATGCCAATGATTTGGCAGAATACAATAAGCTAATATTTTTATATTGAATTTTTCCTTATAAAATAAGGCCTTCGTCAAAAAATATTTGTAGTCATTATCCGTATAAAATAGGGGATTTTTATGAGCGCCTCTATTGTAGACATGATAGAAATTGTCAGGTAGAATATTTCTAGGTTTTGAAGCCATAAAAAATAAGGTTAATTAATATAATTGACCTTATCTAACCCGTCGGGTTGATAAAATCACTTTTCTTCATATTATATTGTTGGGGTCATGGTTATTTTAATATAATGCAGATTTTTGTCAATTTAATTTTAACCCTAGGGGTTACTTGACACAGAATGTTCATTATGTTAAAGTATTTCCACAATCAATTTAATTAACCACGTTTTAAAAGCTCAATAAGAGTTTATTAAAGCCCTTGGCTAATAAGGTCAAGGTAATTAGATAAAAATCATGAGATATGAACTCAGTTTTATCATTAGTTCAGCTATCCCTGAAACAGAGCACAAAACTCTAGAGCAGGATATTTTGGGCTATTTAGAAGAAGTAAAGGCTAAAATTATAAAAGAGCCTTATTTTATTGGTCGAAAAAAATTAGCTTATCCAATCAAAAAGCAAAAGCATGGCTTTTATGTATTTTTGGAATTTGATTTGGATAGTGGTCGTCAGCTCAAAGAAATTGATACAAAATTGAAGCACAACAACAAGTTGCTTCGATATTTGTTGGTCAAGCTTGATAGAGCTGCCATGGAAGCAGCCACTGACTTGGCTAGTCTCAAAGATTTGCCAGCTTCAGCAAATAATAAACCACTTAGAAGATCTGGTGGTAGACCAGCTAGACAGGTTGCCAAAAGACCATATTCTGCCCCTAAAAAGCAGGAAGAAAAGGTTAATAAAGATGAAAAACCAAAAATAGCTCTAGATGATATTGATCAAAAATTGGATGAGATTTTGAGAGACCCCCAACTTGATTAAAAAATTTAAACAATAGCATCTATGAATTTAAACAAAGCAATGATCATTGGTAATGTAGTGCGCGATCCAGAAATGCGCACCACTCCTAGTGGTCAAAATGTGACATCTTTTTCCATCGCCACCAATTTTGTTTGGAAAAACGCTGATGGTCAAAAACAAGAAAAAGCAGAATTTCACAATATAGTAGCCTGGCGTCGATTGGCTGAAATAAGTAGCCAGTATTTAAAAAAAGGCAGCAAGGTATATATTGAGGGACGTTTGCAGACTAGATCATGGGATGACCCCAATGGTGTCAAAAGATATCGTACAGAGATAATTGCTGATAATATGATTATGCTTGATAGGGCGGGATCGGCACCTTCAGGAGGAGATTTTGACACTAATCAGCCTGATATGGGTCAAGAGCCAAGTGTCGATGTAGATAAGCCAAATATCAAAGCTTCTAGATCTGATTCAGAGGAAGAAATCAGTATAGAAGATATCCCATTTTAATAAATAATAAATTTTATTATGCATAAAAAGCAGACTAGTAAATATTGCTATTTTTGTGTAAACAATATAGAACACATTGATTACAAAAATTGGCAGCAGTTAAAAAAATTCACTTCTTCATATGGCAAGATTGTGCCAAAAAGACGTAGTGGAGTTTGCTCAAAACATCAGAGGACATTGTCTCAAGCCATCAAAAGAGCTCGCTTTATGGCTTTGTTACCATTTGTTAACAAATAAATATTATGTTGTCACTTAGTGATTTGAAGTTAGGACGCGTTATTGATATAAACGACGAGCCTTATCAAGTAGTTTTTACTCAGCATATAAAAGTAGCCAGAGGAGGAGCAGTAGTAAAGACAAAATTAAAAAATTTGGTCAATGGTAATACACTTGAAAAAACTTTTTCTGGTTCTGACAGCATTGCCGAGGCTGATATAGAGAGGCGCAAAGCCAATTTTTTGTACAAACAAGAAAATGATTTTTTCTTTATGGACAATGAAAGCTTTGAACAGTTTCAGTTTAATATTGATAGTCTGGGAGATATGGTCAAATATCTGATAGACGGTCAGACTGTGGATGTGTTGATGTTTAATGACAAGCCAGTAGCTGTTGATTTGCCAGCCAAGGTAACTTTGGAAGTTAAATCAGCTCCAGATGGAGTCAAAGGTAATAGTAGTGGAGCCGCTACCAAGACAGTTGTTTTAGAAACAGGCGCGGAAGTCAGGACACCGCTATTTGTAAAGTCAGGTGATAAGATAGTAGTCAATACAGAGACTGGAGAGTACGTAGAAAGAGCTTAAAGTTTATTTATAAAACAAGCTGATTGATTGTATGTTTAGAGGCTTGTTTTTTTATTGGCTATAAATGTATAAATATGTTATAATATATTCAAATTAATATAAAATATAGTATAATATCCCATGTCTACTTTAGACGATCAGGCAACAAATAATTTAACTAGCAAAAAGTGGGTGGACAATCTTTTGGTCAAGGATGAGGCTGGTAAATTTACTACTTTGAGCGGTAAAGAAATCGTAAAAAGTGTAAATAAAGAGTTTTCTTCGGCAGTTTCTGAAGGAAACGCAGCTCCTAAAAATGATAATTTTGTTCCTATTCAATATATAAGCGGCAGCTCTGATAGTCCCGCTCAATTTGCTTTTCATCCGGATGATCTCAAAGAAGTGGAGACTCTGGCCAAAACTATGCCAAAAGACGATAGTAAAAAGTACGGTGTAGAAAAAATAGTAGACAGGATAATAAACAAGCAAGAAATAAATATTGATAGTGGCAAAAAAGATTCTTTTATTAATATTCTTTTTGATTTTTTTAGAAATAGAAAAAGCATTATAGCCACTCGTGATAGATTGTCCAGTGATATAAAATTGTCTGCTGAAAAAATTGATGAGGTAGTCTCAGTTGTCAAGAGTATAAAATCCAGAATTGATTCTGTCGGTGGTCTGGTAGTCAAGATGTCAGAAATGAAAGCTAATGAAAAGATCCCTGAGCTACCAGAAGTAGAAACCAAAGAAAAACTTTTAGAAACATCAAAGCCAATTTTAGAAAAAGAAGAAGAACCCGTAGAAAAACCTGAAAAAACAGCAGAGACTATTGCTAAAGGAGAAATAGCTCAAGAGCAAAAAATAGCTTCTTCACCATCAGTAGAGGGTAAAAAAGAAACTAAGCCAGCTTCGGGTTTTGATCTTATAAAAGAGCCTGATGTCAAAAAAGCTGAGCTAGTGGAAAAATCTGTAGAAGCAAAAAAAATTCAGGATATTCCAGTAAAATTGGAAGAAAAACCAAAAATATCTCTGCCAAAAGTCTCAAGACCTATGGCTCAGTCAGCCCCTAGACAACAAATAACTGATGTACAAAAATCTTCAGAAAAAAACGACAGGCCAATAGGGAGTCATGTTTTGACAGGTCCAGTCAAAGAAATAGAGTCTTTTGACTTGGTAGCTTTTAGGAGACTAGGCACTACTACCCAAGATATAGTAACCAAAATACTAGATAAGATAAATTTATTGGAACAGGATTCTTATACCAAAAAGGCTCAGGGTATCAAAGCCTGGCGCAACAGTCCTTTGTATAAATTGTATCTAGATTTGGGAGCTCAAAGTATGAGCGAAGGAGAAGAAATATCCAGTTTGATTGAGAGGCTTAAAAAAGAGGGCAAAGAAACTCTAAGCACTGAAGAATTTTCTGCTATATCTGATTTAAATCGAAAAATGAGATTTTAAAATAGGCAATTATAAATAAGCGGCCTAATAATAGATATAAGTAAATGTTTTACAAAATTTTAATAAAAAATAAATTTTTAACTGGATGCAGGATAGATTTATAGTGCCACAATTTATTGATGCCGAAGACAAAATCTGGGGGCCTATCACAGTCAGACAGTTTATTATAATCCTAGCCGGTGCTTTGCTGGAATTCATTGCTTATAAGTTGGCTGACTTTAGTTTATTTTTGTTTTTTACAGTAGTAAATGTAATTCTTGTTATATTATTTGCTTTTTATAAAGTCAATGGGGCTCCTTTTCATATTTTTGCTCTAAATGTAGTGTCCACCATGAAAAAACCGGCTGTCAGGATATGGAGAAAAGAATATATAAAAAGGCAAGAATTTAAGAGTAAAGAAGAGATAAAAGAACAAAAAAAAGCCAAAAACAATCAGATAGTCACTAAGAGTCTTGTACCAAATCGTAAGTTATCAGAGCTTTCTCTTATTATAGATACAGGTGGCGTCTATAAAGGTGAGAGGCAGTCAAATGATGAAAATAACGTAACTTATCGTTAAATATAAATTAGCGAATTATTGTGTGTATGTTTAACAAAATAAATTTTTAAAGGGATGAAAAATGAAAAGTTGGCTAGCTCAAGGCCAAAAAATTCAACCCAGAAGTTTTTGGACATTGCTGAAATCAGAGATGATTTGGTGGTTTTAAATGATGGTAGTGTTAGGGGAGTACTACTGGTATCTTCTATAAATTTTGACCTAAAATCTGAAGATGAACAAAAAGCCATTGTTGGTGGTTATATAAATTTTTTGAATTCTTTGGACTATCCTTTGCAGATTATTATTCAGTCACGACCTTTAAATATTGATGATTATTTGGAGAGGTTAAAAAAGGTGGAAAGAGAGCAGACCAATGAGCTTTTGAGAATGCAGACAGCTGATTATCGGGGTTTTGTGGGCGAGCTTTTGACCTTGGAAAGAATCATGAGTAAAAAGTTTTATGTGATAGTGCCTTATAGCTCAGCCACAGACAAAAAAAGGAGCTTCTTTAGCCGATTGTCGGCCGTATTTTCTGCTGCCAAAGTGGTCAGTCTCAGTCGTAAACGTTTTGAAGAGTTTGCTGCTCAACTAAATAAACGTTGTGATTTTATTGGTGGCGGTTTATCTAGTATGGGGCTGCGCAGTCAAAGGCTCAGCACTCAGGCTCTTATTGAGCTTTATTATAATAGTTATAATCCCGATTTATTCCAACGGGAAAAATTGGAAGATATAAATCAATTAATTGTTGAAAAATAATGTTTGGCTTTAAATCAATCAAACAAGTTGAAAAAAACGCCGGCTCTGACAAAGTCGGGGAGTCTATGGTCAAACTCAAGCAATCTGAAAAAGAAAAGCTGACCAAAGAAAAAGAGCTCTTAGAAGCGGAAAAAGCTTTTAGGGAGGGCATAGTATCTGTCCGAGATATTATTGCTCCAGCTTCTTTCAAAATCAGTAGCAATTTTTTGCAGCTCAATGATAGTTTGGTCAGGACCATGTTTGTAGTGACTTATCCGAGGTATGTTTCTATTGGTTGGTTTGCCCCGATTATCAATGAAAGTTTGACTTTGGATATTTCCATGTTTTTTTATCCTATGGATATCCAAATGGTTTTAAAACAACTCAAAAACAAAGTAGGTACCATGCAGGCTCAAATTATAGCTGATCATGAAAAAGGAGCTCCTCGTGATCCTATTTCTGAAACAGCTTTACAGGATATTGAAGCTCTTCGTGATGGGCTGAGTCAAGGTATTGAAAAGTTTTTCCAGTTTGCTTTGTATGTGACAGTTTATGCCAAAGATAAAGAGGAGCTTGATCTGGCTACTGATAGGATAGAAAATCTTTTGGGTATGCAGCTTATCTATTCCAAGCGGGCTTTATTTCAGGTAGAGCAGGGTTTTAATTCTACTTTACCGATTGGTAACGATGAATTAGCGATTGC is a genomic window containing:
- a CDS encoding methyltransferase domain-containing protein, translated to MEKYIFMLGQSAELAKEELISFLGSVENSGPSFALATSPKKPAELIKNLGGTIKIAQYIDTIDDLSPLFDIWLANINIESGKTNFGFSLYNDKKNYPAIKKISMAIKKDLKSQGHKCRFVSSREPILSSVIVTKNNLINNELLIIRNNNQYIIGITRAVQDFASYGLRDMERPNRDDKSGLLPPKIAQIMLNLAGPDRQKNILDPFCGSGTILQEAALLGFNQIYGSDISKKAISDSQANLDWLAKKFAIKINYEIRKSDINNLSENFKNNSIDLIVTEPFMGDARQVSRAYKISDLKNIQTELQKLYHKSFLEFKKILKPGGVVIFIFPEFVIKNDSLKTLDEYIIANIGFRLNKNLVYFRPDQKVRRQITVWHL
- a CDS encoding transposase encodes the protein MASKPRNILPDNFYHVYNRGAHKNPLFYTDNDYKYFLTKALFYKEKFNIKILAYCILPNHWHFLVQEPRKVTPGVKINHLNSSSSISAFFSSLSNSYTKFFNMNKNHSGRIFQGPFKSKIINDDNYLKILINYINLNHVKHKISDKNTWDYTSYNEYINKSKTKIVDQDYLVDFKLCHKIENLIIDSEFDP
- the rpsF gene encoding 30S ribosomal protein S6 — translated: MRYELSFIISSAIPETEHKTLEQDILGYLEEVKAKIIKEPYFIGRKKLAYPIKKQKHGFYVFLEFDLDSGRQLKEIDTKLKHNNKLLRYLLVKLDRAAMEAATDLASLKDLPASANNKPLRRSGGRPARQVAKRPYSAPKKQEEKVNKDEKPKIALDDIDQKLDEILRDPQLD
- a CDS encoding single-stranded DNA-binding protein; its protein translation is MNLNKAMIIGNVVRDPEMRTTPSGQNVTSFSIATNFVWKNADGQKQEKAEFHNIVAWRRLAEISSQYLKKGSKVYIEGRLQTRSWDDPNGVKRYRTEIIADNMIMLDRAGSAPSGGDFDTNQPDMGQEPSVDVDKPNIKASRSDSEEEISIEDIPF
- the rpsR gene encoding 30S ribosomal protein S18 gives rise to the protein MHKKQTSKYCYFCVNNIEHIDYKNWQQLKKFTSSYGKIVPKRRSGVCSKHQRTLSQAIKRARFMALLPFVNK
- the efp gene encoding elongation factor P, with the protein product MLSLSDLKLGRVIDINDEPYQVVFTQHIKVARGGAVVKTKLKNLVNGNTLEKTFSGSDSIAEADIERRKANFLYKQENDFFFMDNESFEQFQFNIDSLGDMVKYLIDGQTVDVLMFNDKPVAVDLPAKVTLEVKSAPDGVKGNSSGAATKTVVLETGAEVRTPLFVKSGDKIVVNTETGEYVERA
- a CDS encoding PrgI family protein; its protein translation is MQDRFIVPQFIDAEDKIWGPITVRQFIIILAGALLEFIAYKLADFSLFLFFTVVNVILVILFAFYKVNGAPFHIFALNVVSTMKKPAVRIWRKEYIKRQEFKSKEEIKEQKKAKNNQIVTKSLVPNRKLSELSLIIDTGGVYKGERQSNDENNVTYR